One Lepidochelys kempii isolate rLepKem1 chromosome 12, rLepKem1.hap2, whole genome shotgun sequence genomic region harbors:
- the CEBPA gene encoding CCAAT/enhancer-binding protein alpha, with product MEQANFYEVDSRPPMSSSHLQTPQPGSAYSYREAPSAAAPAAGGAELSDICENENSIDISAYIDPAAFNDEFLADLFQHSKQQEKAKAILAGDFDFHSMHGASAAALGQGHPPPPHHPQQLFGCMAGYTDSKLDPLYERIAAPGLRPLVIKQEPREEAEGKQAALAALYPQQQQPPSHLQYQIAHCAQTTMHLQPGHPTPPPTPVPSPHHPHHPSSLPAAGALKMMSADHRGKTKKSVDKSSSEYRVRRERNNIAVRKSRDKAKQRNAETQQKVMELTSDNDRLRKRVEQLTRELETLRGIFRQLPESSLVKAMGNCA from the coding sequence ATGGAGCAAGCCAACTTCTACGAGGTCGATTCCCGGCCGCCGATGAGCAGCAGCCACCTCCAGACTCCGCAGCCCGGCAGCGCCTACAGCTACAGAGAGGCTCCCTCGGCGGCTGCACCTGCTGCGGGAGGCGCGGAGCTGAGCGACATCTGCGAGAACGAGAACTCCATCGACATCAGCGCCTACATCGACCCGGCCGCCTTCAACGACGAGTTCCTGGCCGACCTCTTCCAGCACAGCAAGCAGCAGGAGAAAGCCAAGGCCATCCTGGCCGGGGATTTCGACTTCCACAGCATGCACGGGGCCAGCGCCGccgccttggggcaggggcacccgCCGCCGCCGCACCACCCCCAGCAGCTCTTCGGCTGCATGGCCGGCTACACGGACAGCAAGCTGGACCCCCTGTACGAGCGCATCGCCGCCCCCGGCTTGCGGCCCCTGGTGATTAAACAGGAgcccagggaggaggcggagggcaAGCAGGCGGCTCTGGCTGCCCTctacccccagcagcagcagcccccgtcccatctccagtACCAGATCGCCCACTGCGCGCAGACCACCATGCACCTCCAGCCGGGGCACCCCACTCCGCCTCCCACCCCCGTGCCCAGCCCGCACCACCCGCACCACCCGAGCAGCCTGCCCGCCGCCGGCGCCCTCAAGATGATGTCCGCGGATCATCGGGGCAAGACGAAAAAGTCCGTGGACAAGAGCAGCAGCGAGTACCGGGTGCGCCGGGAGCGCAACAACATCGCGGTGCGCAAGAGCCGGGACAAGGCCAAGCAGCGCAACGCGGAGacgcagcagaaggtgatggagCTCACCAGTGACAATGACCGGCTGCGCAAGCGGGTGGAGCAGCTCACCAGGGAGCTGGAGACACTCAGGGGCATCTTCAGACAGCTGCCTGAGAGCTCCTTGGTCAAGGCCATGGGCAACTGCGCGTGA